A region from the Thermanaeromonas toyohensis ToBE genome encodes:
- the acsB gene encoding acetyl-CoA decarbonylase/synthase complex subunit alpha/beta yields the protein MAVDFDKIYEGAIPEGKNPVKLFREVYHGAITAVSYAEILLNRAIKEYGPDHPVGYPDTAYYLPVIRCFSGEEVTKLGDLPPILNRKRAQIKSELTFENARLAGEATWYAAEIIEALRYLKYKPEEPLAPEPWTGFIGDPVVRRYGIKMVDWTIPGEAIILGRARDSKALAKMVQELMGMGFMLFICDEAVEQLLEENVKLGIDYIAYPLGNFTQIVHAANYALRAGMMFGNVPPGARDEQRDYQRRRIRAFVLYLGERDMVKTAAAFGAIFTGFPVITDQPLDEDETIPDWFFSVQDYDKMIQIAMEVRGIKLTKIKLDLPINFGPAFEGESIRKHDMYVEMGGTRSPAFELVRSVPEDQITDGKIELIGPDITDVPEGSVLPLGIIVDIYGRKMQEDFEGVLERRIHDFINYGEGLWHTGQRAINWLRVSKEAVAKGFRFKHYGDILIAKMKEEFPAIVDRVQVTIITDEEVVKKEMAQALEKYKQRDDRMRGLTDEAVDTFYSCVLCQSFAPNHVCIITPERLGLCGAVTWLDAKASHEINPAGPNQPIPKEGEIDPIKGIWKSVNDYLYIASNRNLEQVCLYTLMENPMTSCGCFEAIMAVIPECNGIMITTRDHPGMTPSGMTFSTLAGMIGGGVQTPGFMGIGRRYIVSKKFIAADGGIARIVWMPKSLKEYLREDFIQRSIEEGLGEDFIDKIADETIGTTVEEILPFLEEKGHPALTMDPLM from the coding sequence ATGGCGGTGGATTTCGATAAAATTTACGAAGGGGCCATCCCGGAGGGGAAAAACCCAGTCAAACTATTCCGAGAGGTATATCACGGCGCCATCACGGCTGTAAGTTATGCGGAAATCCTGCTTAATCGGGCCATAAAGGAATATGGACCGGACCATCCAGTGGGTTATCCGGATACAGCATATTATCTACCGGTCATCCGCTGTTTTAGCGGCGAAGAGGTGACCAAGCTAGGTGATCTTCCGCCTATCCTCAATCGTAAGCGGGCCCAAATTAAATCTGAGTTAACCTTCGAAAATGCCCGCCTGGCCGGGGAAGCCACCTGGTATGCGGCGGAAATTATAGAAGCCCTCCGTTACCTTAAATACAAGCCAGAAGAACCCCTGGCACCCGAACCTTGGACAGGGTTCATCGGTGATCCTGTGGTCCGGCGTTATGGCATCAAGATGGTGGACTGGACCATCCCCGGTGAGGCTATTATTCTGGGTCGAGCAAGGGATTCTAAAGCCTTGGCCAAGATGGTTCAAGAACTCATGGGCATGGGCTTTATGCTTTTCATCTGCGATGAGGCTGTGGAACAGCTCCTGGAGGAGAACGTAAAATTAGGCATAGACTATATAGCCTATCCCTTAGGCAACTTTACCCAGATAGTCCACGCGGCCAATTATGCCCTGCGGGCTGGTATGATGTTTGGTAACGTGCCCCCTGGAGCCCGGGACGAGCAGCGTGATTACCAGCGCCGCCGCATCCGCGCCTTTGTCCTGTACCTAGGGGAGCGGGATATGGTCAAAACGGCGGCAGCCTTTGGTGCCATCTTCACCGGCTTCCCGGTTATAACCGATCAACCCCTGGACGAGGATGAGACAATACCAGATTGGTTCTTCAGCGTCCAGGATTATGACAAGATGATCCAGATAGCCATGGAGGTCCGGGGTATCAAGCTTACTAAAATTAAGCTTGATCTTCCCATCAACTTCGGCCCGGCCTTCGAGGGCGAAAGCATCCGTAAGCATGATATGTATGTGGAAATGGGTGGCACCCGCAGTCCAGCGTTTGAACTCGTGCGAAGTGTACCTGAAGATCAAATTACCGACGGCAAGATTGAACTTATAGGTCCAGACATTACCGATGTCCCTGAGGGAAGCGTCCTCCCCTTAGGGATAATAGTGGATATTTATGGGCGTAAAATGCAGGAAGACTTTGAAGGAGTGCTGGAACGCCGTATTCACGACTTTATTAACTATGGTGAGGGCCTGTGGCATACTGGCCAGCGCGCCATCAACTGGCTGCGAGTAAGTAAAGAAGCTGTGGCCAAAGGCTTCCGCTTCAAGCATTATGGTGACATCCTCATTGCTAAGATGAAGGAAGAGTTCCCGGCCATAGTAGACCGGGTACAAGTGACCATTATTACCGACGAAGAAGTGGTAAAAAAGGAAATGGCCCAGGCTTTGGAGAAATATAAGCAGCGTGACGACCGTATGCGGGGCCTGACGGACGAAGCGGTAGATACTTTCTATTCCTGCGTCCTCTGCCAGTCCTTTGCTCCTAACCATGTATGCATAATTACTCCAGAAAGGCTGGGCCTATGTGGAGCGGTAACTTGGTTGGACGCTAAGGCTTCCCATGAAATCAACCCCGCAGGGCCTAACCAGCCCATTCCTAAAGAAGGTGAAATTGATCCCATTAAGGGTATCTGGAAGAGCGTTAATGATTACCTCTACATCGCCTCTAACCGTAACTTGGAGCAGGTCTGCCTTTACACCCTTATGGAGAATCCTATGACTTCCTGTGGGTGTTTTGAAGCTATTATGGCTGTGATACCAGAATGTAACGGCATCATGATTACTACCCGCGATCATCCGGGTATGACACCGTCGGGGATGACTTTCTCCACTTTAGCAGGTATGATAGGTGGTGGTGTACAGACGCCGGGCTTTATGGGTATAGGCCGCCGGTACATTGTTAGTAAGAAATTCATAGCCGCCGATGGTGGTATTGCCCGTATCGTCTGGATGCCAAAGTCCTTAAAGGAATACCTCCGAGAAGACTTCATCCAACGTAGCATTGAAGAGGGTTTGGGCGAGGACTTCATAGATAAAATAGCCGATGAGACCATAGGGACCACAGTAGAAGAAATCCTTCCCTTCTTAGAGGAGAAAGGACATCCTGCTTTAACTATGGACCCGCTGATGTAG
- the cooS gene encoding anaerobic carbon-monoxide dehydrogenase catalytic subunit — protein MPRFRDVTHTSRPSGAPRVPDPKKRERTIDPAALEVLEYSKKTNVITAFDRFVAQQPQCKFGYEGVCCRFCMAGPCRIKSDSGPGSRGICGASPWTVVARSVGLMILTGAAAHSEHGNHLAHTLLEVAEGQASDYTIKDKEKLYQVCRRVGITVEGKSEKELVRELAWKALEDFSRLKGMGDSTWVTTTVTPGRVEKFRTHNVMPHGIHATISDLASQAHIGNDDDPVNLVFSAIRVGLADYAGMHIATDISDILFGTPSPIVSQSNMGVLDPDKVNFVVHGHNPLLSEMIVQAAQEIEGEAKAVGAKGINLVGICCTGNEVLMRQGIPLVTSYASQELAICTGAVDAMCVDVQCIMPGLQAVAECFHTRIITTSDIAKIPGSYHLEFDTHNALEKAKQALRLGIEAFKERKESGREVYIPSIKNTVVAGWSLEALFKLFATINPENPVRVLNEAILSGELAGVCLMAGCNNLKVYQDASHLTIMQELLKNNVFVIATGCSAQSAAKLGLMDPAKVDELCGEGLKRFLYRVAEKADISIGLPPVFHLGSCVDNTRASDLLMAMANDLGVDTPKVPFAASAPEAMSGKATSIGTWCVALGLPTHVGCMPPVEGSDLIYSLLTQIASDVYGGYFIFEMDPRVAARKILNALEYRTWKMGVHRAVAERYGTKLYQGY, from the coding sequence ATGCCTAGGTTTCGCGATGTCACCCACACCAGCCGACCTTCAGGTGCTCCCCGGGTACCCGATCCTAAAAAGCGGGAACGGACCATTGATCCCGCAGCGCTGGAGGTGCTGGAATACAGCAAAAAGACCAATGTTATAACTGCCTTTGACCGTTTTGTGGCCCAACAACCCCAGTGCAAATTCGGATATGAAGGGGTCTGCTGCCGCTTCTGTATGGCTGGTCCCTGCCGTATAAAAAGCGATTCGGGTCCCGGAAGCCGGGGTATATGCGGAGCCTCTCCCTGGACTGTGGTGGCCCGGAGCGTAGGTCTCATGATCCTAACTGGTGCAGCTGCCCATTCTGAACACGGTAACCATTTAGCTCATACTTTGCTGGAAGTGGCCGAAGGCCAGGCGTCGGACTATACCATCAAAGATAAGGAAAAGCTTTACCAGGTATGCCGCCGGGTGGGTATCACTGTAGAAGGAAAATCAGAAAAAGAGCTAGTCCGGGAGCTCGCCTGGAAAGCCCTAGAAGATTTCAGCCGGTTAAAGGGCATGGGTGATTCCACCTGGGTCACTACCACTGTTACTCCTGGCCGGGTAGAAAAATTCCGTACCCACAATGTAATGCCCCACGGTATCCATGCCACCATCTCTGATCTCGCCAGCCAGGCCCATATAGGTAATGATGATGATCCTGTCAACCTGGTCTTTAGCGCCATCCGTGTAGGGCTGGCTGATTACGCAGGTATGCATATTGCCACCGATATTTCCGATATTCTCTTCGGTACCCCGTCTCCCATCGTTAGTCAATCTAACATGGGGGTCCTGGACCCGGACAAGGTTAATTTTGTGGTCCATGGGCATAACCCTCTATTAAGCGAAATGATTGTCCAAGCCGCCCAGGAGATAGAAGGGGAAGCTAAAGCTGTAGGAGCCAAGGGCATTAACTTGGTAGGTATATGCTGTACAGGTAACGAGGTGCTTATGCGGCAGGGTATTCCCCTGGTAACCTCCTACGCCTCCCAAGAGCTAGCCATCTGCACTGGAGCGGTAGACGCCATGTGCGTGGATGTGCAATGTATCATGCCTGGTCTCCAGGCAGTGGCCGAATGCTTCCATACTCGTATAATTACCACCTCGGATATCGCCAAAATTCCTGGATCCTACCACCTAGAATTTGATACCCATAATGCCCTGGAGAAAGCCAAACAAGCCCTGCGTTTGGGGATCGAAGCCTTTAAAGAAAGAAAGGAGAGCGGACGCGAGGTCTACATCCCCTCCATCAAAAATACAGTGGTAGCAGGCTGGAGCCTGGAAGCCCTCTTTAAGCTCTTCGCTACTATAAATCCTGAAAATCCTGTACGGGTGTTAAACGAAGCCATTCTCTCAGGAGAACTGGCCGGCGTTTGCCTTATGGCCGGCTGCAATAACCTTAAGGTTTACCAGGACGCCTCCCACTTGACCATCATGCAGGAGCTTCTCAAGAACAATGTTTTTGTCATAGCTACGGGCTGCTCGGCCCAGTCAGCAGCTAAGCTAGGGCTTATGGACCCAGCTAAAGTCGATGAGCTGTGTGGTGAAGGTCTCAAGCGCTTCCTTTATAGAGTTGCTGAAAAGGCTGACATAAGCATAGGCCTCCCGCCGGTCTTCCACCTGGGTTCCTGTGTGGACAATACTAGGGCCTCGGATCTTCTTATGGCCATGGCCAACGACCTGGGCGTAGATACCCCTAAGGTCCCCTTTGCCGCTTCAGCACCGGAAGCTATGAGCGGCAAAGCTACTAGCATAGGAACCTGGTGTGTGGCCTTAGGGCTCCCCACCCACGTAGGATGCATGCCGCCAGTAGAGGGCAGCGACTTAATCTATAGCCTCCTTACCCAAATAGCTAGCGATGTCTACGGCGGGTACTTTATTTTCGAGATGGATCCCCGGGTAGCAGCGCGCAAGATTTTAAACGCTTTGGAATACCGTACTTGGAAAATGGGCGTTCACCGGGCGGTGGCTGAGCGCTACGGCACTAAGCTTTACCAGGGTTACTAA
- a CDS encoding DUF2294 domain-containing protein — protein sequence MVLKKGQLEDEISKALMKFEKEYLGRGPQEVKTFILEDQIYVRLKGVLTLAEQHLAQTHEGKLLVKRVRTQLLENLRSVLEDMIEEITGQKVISLHTDISTITGERIIVFTLADNLEARFS from the coding sequence ATGGTTCTCAAGAAAGGCCAATTGGAAGATGAAATCAGCAAAGCTTTAATGAAATTTGAAAAGGAATATCTAGGTAGAGGTCCACAAGAAGTTAAGACTTTTATTCTCGAAGATCAAATATACGTACGTCTAAAAGGAGTATTAACTCTAGCGGAACAGCATCTTGCCCAAACCCATGAAGGTAAGCTTCTAGTGAAAAGGGTAAGGACCCAGTTATTAGAAAACTTAAGGTCCGTATTAGAGGATATGATTGAAGAAATTACTGGTCAAAAAGTAATAAGTTTGCATACCGATATCAGTACTATTACTGGAGAAAGAATAATAGTCTTCACCTTAGCGGATAACCTGGAGGCAAGGTTTAGCTAA
- a CDS encoding TIGR00269 family protein, translated as MRCQICRGKASVEVRQHHAAFCPLCFVQYFLKQVKRNIQAHKMFSSSEPLLLVVSGGKDSLSLWDALLHLGYNVTALHLDLGIPGYSDRSRDACSAFATEKGADLRIISVKEEFGVSIPELAKRTRRVPCAVCGRVKRYLFNRYAVEGGFTTVVTGHNLDDEVAALLGNLLHWQTGYLARQHPHLPSTHPKLAKRVKPLYTLTERECLAYALIQRIPFLAEECPHAEGATTILYKEALNHIEEASPGTKLAFMKGFLKHKDIFRVVEEDVKLRECTLCGQVTTEGICAICRLRERAGAVVQG; from the coding sequence ATGCGCTGCCAAATTTGCCGGGGTAAGGCTTCTGTAGAGGTTCGCCAGCACCATGCAGCCTTTTGTCCTCTTTGTTTTGTGCAGTACTTTCTAAAGCAGGTAAAGCGTAATATCCAGGCCCATAAGATGTTCTCTTCTAGCGAGCCGCTGCTCCTGGTAGTCTCTGGGGGCAAGGATAGTTTGAGCCTGTGGGATGCCCTCTTGCACCTGGGGTATAATGTTACAGCCCTGCACTTGGACTTGGGTATTCCGGGGTATTCCGACCGTTCCCGGGATGCTTGCAGTGCCTTTGCCACCGAAAAAGGTGCGGATCTGCGTATCATCTCTGTAAAGGAAGAGTTCGGAGTAAGTATTCCTGAGCTGGCGAAAAGAACTAGGCGAGTACCCTGCGCGGTATGTGGCCGCGTAAAACGATATCTTTTTAACCGTTACGCTGTGGAAGGTGGCTTCACAACCGTAGTTACCGGCCATAATTTAGACGATGAGGTAGCAGCCCTCTTGGGCAACCTCCTCCACTGGCAGACAGGATATCTCGCCCGTCAGCACCCGCATCTTCCCTCTACCCATCCTAAACTAGCCAAGAGGGTTAAGCCTTTATATACCTTGACTGAGCGAGAATGCTTAGCGTATGCCCTTATCCAGCGAATACCTTTCCTGGCTGAGGAATGCCCTCATGCTGAGGGAGCTACCACGATCTTATATAAGGAGGCCCTAAACCATATCGAGGAAGCCTCTCCCGGTACTAAGCTAGCCTTTATGAAGGGATTTTTAAAGCATAAAGATATTTTCCGGGTTGTTGAAGAGGATGTAAAACTTAGAGAGTGCACCCTCTGCGGCCAGGTGACTACTGAAGGTATATGCGCTATATGCCGTCTACGGGAGAGGGCAGGGGCTGTGGTTCAAGGATAA
- the ltrA gene encoding group II intron reverse transcriptase/maturase produces MSSREGRRQPKILEGSYPREEAVNLRGTVGVPSPSPARVGEPPCGDGTDLMEKVVERSNMLRALRRVESNKGAAGVDGMEIKSLRPYLKEHWLRIREELLKGTYRPQPVRRVEIPKPDGGVRLLGIPTVLDRLIQQALLQALTPIFDPGFSEHSFGFRPGRNAHQAVKEAQGYIREGYRYVVDLDLEKFFDRVNHDILMARVARKVKDKRVLKLIRAYLKAGVMVGGICITSEEGTPQGGPLSPLLANIILDDLDKELERRGHKFVRYADDCNIYVKSQRAGLRVIESVKRFVEGRLKLKVNMEKSAVDRPWRRKFLGFSFTWEREPRIRLAPKTIKRFKDRIRQITRRNWSIELKQRIELLNTYLKGWIGYFRLIDTRSTLEALDEWIRRRLRMCLLKQWRKPRTRRRNLVALGIPEDWASLISESRKGYWRLANTPQVNKALGLKYWKDQGLTSLVERYLELRSAL; encoded by the coding sequence ATGAGTTCGAGAGAAGGGCGAAGACAGCCGAAAATCCTGGAAGGGAGCTACCCACGGGAGGAAGCGGTGAATCTGCGGGGGACCGTGGGAGTGCCTAGTCCTTCTCCGGCACGAGTAGGGGAGCCACCCTGCGGGGACGGTACCGACCTGATGGAGAAGGTGGTAGAGCGGAGCAACATGCTTCGCGCCCTGCGCCGGGTAGAGAGCAACAAAGGAGCGGCTGGTGTAGACGGCATGGAGATAAAATCCCTTCGACCATACCTCAAGGAGCACTGGCTGAGGATAAGGGAAGAGTTGCTCAAGGGAACCTATAGGCCGCAGCCGGTACGGAGGGTCGAAATCCCGAAACCCGACGGAGGCGTAAGGCTATTAGGGATACCCACGGTGCTGGACCGCCTGATCCAACAGGCCCTTTTACAAGCGTTAACGCCGATTTTTGACCCGGGTTTCTCAGAACATAGTTTTGGCTTTAGGCCGGGCAGGAACGCCCACCAGGCGGTAAAAGAAGCCCAGGGGTATATTCGAGAGGGATACAGGTATGTGGTGGACCTGGACTTAGAGAAATTCTTTGACCGGGTAAACCACGACATTCTCATGGCCAGGGTAGCCCGGAAAGTTAAGGACAAGAGAGTACTGAAGCTTATCCGTGCTTACCTTAAGGCAGGGGTCATGGTGGGTGGTATCTGTATAACCTCAGAGGAAGGAACGCCGCAAGGAGGGCCGTTAAGCCCACTTTTAGCCAACATAATCCTTGACGATCTGGACAAGGAGTTAGAGAGACGGGGTCACAAATTTGTCCGTTATGCGGATGACTGCAACATATACGTAAAGAGCCAAAGGGCAGGACTTCGCGTAATAGAGAGCGTGAAAAGGTTTGTAGAGGGGCGACTAAAGCTCAAAGTCAATATGGAGAAGAGTGCAGTAGACCGGCCATGGAGAAGGAAATTTTTAGGCTTCTCCTTCACCTGGGAACGGGAACCGAGGATAAGGCTAGCGCCCAAGACGATAAAGCGGTTTAAGGATAGGATACGGCAGATAACGAGGCGGAACTGGAGTATAGAGCTTAAGCAGCGCATAGAGCTTTTGAACACTTATCTTAAGGGATGGATAGGGTACTTTCGGCTAATAGACACGAGAAGCACTCTGGAAGCGTTGGATGAATGGATAAGGCGACGGCTCAGGATGTGTCTGTTAAAACAATGGAGGAAACCCCGCACCAGGAGACGTAACTTAGTAGCGCTAGGGATACCTGAAGACTGGGCGAGCCTTATAAGCGAGTCCCGGAAAGGGTACTGGCGGCTGGCGAACACTCCCCAAGTGAATAAGGCCCTTGGCCTTAAATATTGGAAAGACCAAGGGCTGACGAGCTTAGTTGAACGGTACTTAGAACTTCGTAGCGCCTTATGA
- a CDS encoding AAA family ATPase has product MKLAISGKGGVGKTTIAAGLIKFFASQGLRVYAVDADPDASLGIVLGLPEEQVESLKPIVDMREVIAKRTGGEGAFFSLNPNVDDLLADYTLEHGNILFFKMGTVKQAGTTCYCRENAVLNALINSLLLRRQEMVVLDMSAGIEHLTRGTARGVDVMLVVTEPSPVSLRTARVVEGLARELGISRIKFIANKVRYPQEEELFRQEFQEDLLGILPFEEQVWSGGNLEKPSAFSLALEAVGHHLLAMVQKTELNHTY; this is encoded by the coding sequence GTGAAGCTAGCCATCTCTGGTAAAGGTGGGGTAGGTAAGACCACCATAGCTGCTGGGTTAATTAAGTTCTTCGCTTCCCAGGGTTTACGCGTTTACGCCGTAGATGCAGACCCGGACGCAAGCCTTGGAATAGTTTTGGGGTTGCCCGAAGAACAGGTGGAATCTCTTAAGCCTATTGTGGATATGCGGGAGGTAATCGCTAAGCGTACAGGGGGAGAAGGCGCTTTTTTCTCCTTAAACCCTAACGTAGATGATCTTCTTGCCGATTATACCCTCGAACACGGTAACATCTTGTTTTTTAAGATGGGAACTGTGAAGCAGGCAGGGACCACGTGTTACTGCCGGGAAAACGCAGTCTTAAATGCTCTTATAAACTCCCTTTTGCTTCGGCGCCAAGAAATGGTGGTTTTGGATATGAGTGCGGGTATCGAACATCTTACCCGGGGAACAGCCCGAGGGGTAGATGTTATGTTAGTTGTAACCGAGCCTTCCCCAGTAAGTTTGCGGACGGCTCGGGTAGTAGAAGGACTAGCCAGGGAGCTGGGCATCTCTCGGATAAAATTCATAGCCAATAAGGTACGGTATCCCCAGGAAGAGGAACTCTTCCGTCAGGAGTTCCAGGAAGATTTGTTAGGGATACTTCCCTTCGAAGAACAAGTCTGGAGTGGTGGAAATCTGGAAAAACCCTCCGCCTTTAGCCTTGCCTTGGAAGCCGTAGGTCACCATTTGCTGGCCATGGTCCAGAAGACAGAGTTGAACCATACTTATTAA
- the acsC gene encoding acetyl-CoA decarbonylase/synthase complex subunit gamma, which yields MALTGLEIYKQLPKKNCGECGTPTCLAFAMNLAAGKASLDACPYVSPEAREALESAAAPPIAKVILGTGDKAVEMGDETELFRHDKRFYHEPAIALRVSDALSEEEILSRVQAINDLSFDRVGQHYTVQAIAITHEAPEPGSFARAVELIAANTDLNLVLMVEDPAVLSPVLPKVAARKPLLYAANASNYEAMVSLAKEHGCPLAVRGSDLEELAGLVEKIAGLGYKQLVLDPGARSLSRAVADFTQIRRLAIKKRFRPFGYPIIALTTSSDPLAEVLEAVNYIAKYASLIVLNTIAKAHLLPLLSWRQNLYTDPQVPIRVEEKIYEVGEVNENSPVYITTNFSLTYYSVEGEVESSRIPGYIIPVDTNGLSVLTAYADGKFDAEKIASVIKKLGIENKVKHRTLVIPGVVAVLKGKLEDLTGWKVLVGPRESSGIPSFARNNFA from the coding sequence ATGGCTTTGACGGGGTTAGAAATCTACAAACAACTACCCAAAAAGAACTGCGGGGAGTGCGGTACCCCTACCTGCCTGGCCTTTGCCATGAACCTGGCTGCAGGTAAAGCGAGCTTAGATGCCTGCCCCTATGTTTCTCCTGAAGCGCGAGAAGCGCTGGAGTCTGCTGCTGCTCCCCCTATAGCCAAAGTTATCTTAGGCACTGGGGATAAAGCGGTAGAGATGGGGGATGAAACGGAACTCTTCCGTCATGATAAGCGTTTTTACCATGAACCGGCCATAGCCTTGCGGGTGAGCGATGCCTTATCTGAGGAGGAGATCCTCTCCCGGGTGCAGGCCATCAACGATCTTTCCTTTGATCGTGTCGGCCAGCATTACACGGTCCAGGCTATAGCCATCACCCATGAGGCTCCAGAACCGGGGAGCTTTGCACGAGCAGTGGAACTGATAGCAGCTAACACCGACCTAAATCTGGTTTTGATGGTCGAGGACCCGGCTGTATTAAGCCCAGTGCTACCGAAAGTTGCGGCCCGCAAACCTTTGCTCTATGCGGCTAACGCCAGCAATTATGAAGCCATGGTTTCCCTAGCTAAGGAGCACGGCTGCCCCTTGGCCGTTAGAGGCTCTGATCTAGAGGAACTCGCAGGGCTGGTGGAAAAGATTGCGGGTTTAGGGTATAAGCAATTGGTCCTAGATCCAGGAGCCCGGAGCCTTTCCCGGGCGGTGGCAGACTTCACCCAGATCCGGCGGCTGGCCATAAAGAAACGCTTCCGCCCCTTTGGCTATCCCATTATAGCGTTAACCACTTCTAGCGATCCTTTGGCCGAAGTCCTAGAAGCAGTAAACTATATTGCTAAGTATGCCAGCTTGATAGTGCTCAATACCATAGCCAAGGCTCATCTCTTACCTCTCCTTTCCTGGAGGCAGAACCTCTATACTGATCCCCAGGTTCCCATCCGGGTGGAGGAAAAGATCTACGAGGTGGGCGAGGTCAACGAAAACTCTCCTGTGTATATCACTACTAACTTCTCCCTTACCTATTATTCGGTGGAAGGTGAAGTGGAAAGCAGCAGGATCCCTGGCTATATTATTCCCGTAGATACCAATGGCCTTTCTGTGCTGACGGCCTACGCTGACGGCAAATTCGATGCAGAAAAAATTGCTAGTGTTATAAAGAAGTTAGGTATTGAAAACAAAGTTAAGCACCGTACCCTAGTTATTCCAGGAGTAGTAGCAGTTCTTAAAGGGAAGTTGGAAGACTTGACTGGTTGGAAAGTATTAGTAGGACCGCGGGAATCCTCTGGTATCCCCTCCTTTGCCCGTAATAACTTTGCTTAA